From a region of the Ardenticatena maritima genome:
- a CDS encoding sodium:solute symporter family protein, whose translation MNTESWTLLIVGITFAFYLYIGYLNRVRETAGFYVAGRGVPAIANGAATAADWMSGASFVSMAGLIAFLGYDGAVYLMGWTGGYVLLALLLAPYLRKYGKYTVPDFIGDRYYSNRARAVAAVATVFISLTYVAGQMRAVGIVFSRFLQVDIIMGVVIGMAIVAFFAILGGMKGITWTQVAQYGVLILAYLITAVAISARLTGNPIPQLALTFSDIAPRLNQIQIELGLKEYLAPFQNFSQLNVLFITLALMLGTAGLPHVIIRFYTVPSVADARKSAGWALLFIAILYTTAPALAVFAKYNILETLNGKTVQEARSIDWVVKWEETGLLKLEDKDGDGRLVMTSDNATSEIIFDRDIIVLSTPEVAELAPWVVGLVAAGGLAAALSTASGLLLAMSSAFSHDIYYRILRPDADERQRLLVGRATIFVAILIAGYFGVNPPGFVGEVVAFAFGLAAASLFPAIILGIFDKRMNREGAIAGILTGLVFTLVMIILIRSDRLLGTEAPILNSFLGVNAQGVGVYGAILNFIVSYVVSRMTPPPPEHIQHLVEDIRVPRGAGAAVAEH comes from the coding sequence ATGAACACTGAATCCTGGACTCTGCTGATTGTTGGCATCACCTTCGCGTTCTACCTCTACATCGGGTATCTGAACCGCGTGCGTGAAACCGCCGGCTTCTACGTCGCCGGGCGTGGCGTGCCAGCCATCGCCAACGGCGCCGCCACCGCAGCCGACTGGATGTCGGGGGCGTCGTTTGTCTCCATGGCGGGGCTGATTGCGTTCCTGGGCTACGACGGCGCGGTCTACCTCATGGGCTGGACAGGTGGGTACGTGCTGCTGGCGCTCCTGCTCGCCCCCTACCTGCGCAAATACGGCAAGTACACCGTGCCCGACTTCATCGGCGACCGCTACTACTCGAACCGTGCGCGCGCCGTTGCCGCCGTCGCCACCGTCTTCATCTCGCTGACCTACGTCGCGGGACAAATGCGCGCGGTGGGCATCGTGTTCAGCCGTTTCTTGCAGGTGGACATCATCATGGGGGTTGTGATTGGCATGGCGATTGTCGCCTTTTTCGCCATTTTGGGCGGCATGAAGGGCATCACCTGGACGCAGGTCGCCCAATACGGCGTGCTCATCCTCGCCTATCTCATCACGGCTGTCGCCATTTCGGCGCGCCTGACCGGCAACCCCATCCCCCAATTGGCGCTCACGTTCAGCGACATTGCCCCCCGCCTCAACCAGATTCAAATTGAACTGGGCTTGAAGGAATACCTGGCGCCGTTCCAAAACTTCTCCCAGTTGAACGTGCTCTTCATCACCCTGGCGCTCATGCTCGGCACCGCCGGCTTGCCCCACGTCATTATCCGATTCTACACAGTGCCGAGCGTCGCCGACGCCCGCAAATCGGCCGGCTGGGCGCTGTTGTTCATCGCCATTCTCTACACCACCGCGCCGGCGCTGGCCGTTTTCGCCAAGTACAACATTCTGGAAACGCTGAACGGCAAGACGGTGCAGGAAGCCCGCAGCATTGACTGGGTGGTGAAGTGGGAAGAAACCGGCTTGCTCAAACTGGAAGACAAAGACGGCGACGGGCGGCTGGTGATGACGAGCGACAACGCCACCAGCGAAATCATCTTCGACCGCGACATCATCGTCCTTTCCACGCCCGAAGTGGCGGAACTGGCGCCCTGGGTGGTGGGGCTGGTCGCCGCCGGTGGGCTCGCCGCCGCACTTTCGACCGCTTCGGGACTGTTGCTCGCCATGTCGAGCGCCTTCTCCCACGACATCTACTACCGCATCCTGCGCCCCGACGCCGACGAACGCCAACGCCTGCTGGTGGGGCGTGCCACCATCTTTGTCGCCATCCTCATCGCGGGCTACTTTGGCGTCAACCCGCCCGGCTTTGTGGGTGAAGTGGTCGCGTTCGCATTCGGGCTCGCCGCCGCCAGCCTCTTCCCCGCCATCATCCTGGGCATCTTCGACAAGCGCATGAACCGCGAAGGGGCGATTGCCGGCATCCTCACGGGGCTGGTTTTCACACTGGTGATGATCATCCTCATCCGCTCCGACCGCCTGCTCGGTACAGAAGCCCCCATCCTCAACTCGTTCCTGGGCGTCAACGCGCAAGGCGTCGGGGTGTACGGCGCAATTCTCAACTTCATCGTGTCGTATGTGGTCTCGCGCATGACGCCGCCGCCGCCCGAACACATCCAGCACCTGGTGGAAGACATCCGCGTCCCGCGCGGTGCAGGCGCCGCCGTTGCCGAACACTAG
- the acs gene encoding acetate--CoA ligase, with translation MQNVDLINPIVRRKMAAARERPEHFWAQEARRLHWFRLWDKVFEWNYPERYRWFIGGETNLCYNALDRHVEQGHGGHTALIYANERGEQRLFTYAHLLHHVERVAAALRGMGVQKGDRLTIYMPVCPEAIMLMLAAVRIGAIHVVVFAGFGAKALASRIQASGAKLVFTADVTYRKGRDIALKGIVDDALALGEHQVEHVVVLNRTGMDLPMQAGRDLTWDEFLARGEEQSGAVQPMEANEPAFIMATSGTTARPKLTVHCHGGYGVWILSTGDWLFKLRPSDVWWATSDIGWIVGHSYIVYAPLMVGATTIAYEGALDYPGPEMFGSLIETFGITGIFTAPTAVRMLMSYGTGPARRHNLSSLQRIVCAGEPLNAPAWEWLQKHVLLDRVPVIDHWWQTETGGPVIGNPYGLNMVPIKPGSAALPMPGIEIEVMTLEGQPCAPNEKGILTIKHPFPGLTSTLWGEHDRYNRDYWERIPGQRVYFTGDAAHLDEDGYVWFAGRADEVVNVAGHRIGTIEVETALLTHPAVAEAGVTGRPDEVRGEVLSAFVVLKPGHTPSPELEQELRQAVRQSLGPVAVIGEINFVNMLPKTRSGKIMRRVLKAVILDKDPGDITTIEEEGSVEEARAAWRTMKEARRTE, from the coding sequence ATGCAAAACGTTGATCTCATCAATCCCATCGTTCGGCGCAAAATGGCCGCCGCCCGCGAGCGCCCGGAGCACTTTTGGGCGCAAGAAGCCCGCCGTCTCCACTGGTTCCGCCTCTGGGACAAGGTCTTCGAGTGGAATTACCCCGAACGCTATCGCTGGTTCATCGGTGGCGAAACCAACCTCTGCTACAACGCGCTCGACCGCCATGTGGAACAGGGACACGGCGGCCACACCGCCCTCATCTACGCGAATGAACGCGGCGAACAACGCCTTTTCACCTACGCCCACCTTTTGCACCACGTCGAACGCGTCGCTGCCGCCTTGCGTGGCATGGGTGTACAAAAAGGCGACCGTCTCACCATCTACATGCCCGTCTGCCCCGAAGCCATCATGCTCATGCTCGCAGCGGTACGCATCGGGGCGATTCACGTGGTGGTGTTTGCGGGTTTCGGCGCGAAAGCGCTAGCCAGCCGCATTCAAGCCAGCGGCGCCAAACTCGTTTTCACCGCCGATGTCACCTACCGCAAAGGGCGCGATATCGCACTCAAAGGCATTGTGGACGACGCCCTCGCGCTTGGAGAGCACCAGGTGGAGCATGTGGTGGTGCTCAACCGCACGGGCATGGATTTGCCTATGCAAGCGGGGCGTGATCTCACCTGGGACGAATTTCTCGCACGTGGCGAGGAGCAAAGCGGCGCCGTTCAGCCCATGGAAGCGAACGAACCCGCGTTCATCATGGCGACTTCGGGAACAACGGCACGCCCCAAATTGACCGTCCATTGCCACGGCGGCTACGGCGTCTGGATTTTGAGCACGGGCGATTGGCTTTTCAAACTGCGTCCGTCCGATGTCTGGTGGGCGACATCGGACATCGGGTGGATTGTGGGGCATTCGTACATTGTGTACGCCCCGCTCATGGTCGGAGCGACCACCATCGCCTATGAGGGGGCGCTCGATTACCCCGGACCTGAGATGTTTGGCTCGCTGATTGAAACCTTTGGCATCACAGGCATCTTCACCGCCCCCACCGCAGTCCGCATGCTCATGTCCTACGGCACAGGTCCCGCCCGCCGCCACAACCTCTCTTCGCTCCAACGCATTGTGTGCGCCGGCGAACCGCTCAACGCCCCCGCCTGGGAATGGCTGCAAAAACATGTCTTGCTCGACCGTGTGCCGGTGATTGACCACTGGTGGCAAACCGAAACCGGCGGTCCCGTCATCGGCAACCCCTATGGGCTGAACATGGTCCCCATCAAGCCGGGCTCTGCCGCACTCCCCATGCCCGGCATCGAGATTGAAGTGATGACGCTGGAAGGCCAGCCCTGTGCGCCCAACGAAAAAGGCATTCTGACCATCAAGCACCCCTTCCCTGGGCTGACATCCACGCTTTGGGGGGAACACGACCGCTACAACCGCGACTATTGGGAACGCATCCCCGGTCAGCGCGTCTATTTCACAGGCGACGCTGCCCATCTCGATGAAGACGGCTACGTCTGGTTTGCCGGGCGGGCGGATGAAGTCGTGAACGTTGCCGGACACCGCATTGGCACCATCGAAGTCGAAACGGCGCTCCTCACGCATCCCGCCGTTGCCGAAGCAGGCGTCACAGGACGCCCCGACGAGGTGCGCGGCGAGGTGCTGTCGGCGTTCGTCGTGCTCAAACCGGGGCACACACCCAGCCCCGAATTGGAGCAAGAACTGCGCCAAGCGGTACGCCAATCTCTGGGACCAGTGGCGGTCATCGGCGAAATCAACTTCGTCAACATGCTGCCCAAGACACGCAGCGGCAAAATCATGCGCCGCGTGCTCAAAGCCGTCATTCTGGACAAGGACCCCGGCGACATCACCACGATTGAGGAAGAAGGCTCTGTGGAAGAAGCACGCGCCGCCTGGCGCACGATGAAAGAAGCGCGCCGCACCGAGTAA
- a CDS encoding RNA polymerase sigma factor, translating to MNQDKRLLERIAHGDRTAFAALYDALAADVYRYLLILLGEKDAAEDVLQETFLAVWQQARQFRGDSRVKTWILGIARYKAYTRLNGRYEEQLDEQMVDGLVGEDGFETFSRIWREMQIARAVAQLPVHHREALELVFGFGLSYREAADVLGCPIGTVKSRVSYALKALREQLHYLRGAAIPAREEEA from the coding sequence ATGAACCAGGACAAACGTTTGCTCGAACGCATTGCACATGGCGACCGGACAGCCTTTGCCGCTTTGTATGACGCGCTTGCGGCGGATGTGTATCGGTATCTGCTCATCCTCTTGGGAGAAAAAGACGCGGCTGAAGATGTTTTGCAAGAGACGTTTTTGGCGGTTTGGCAACAGGCGCGGCAATTTCGCGGTGATTCGCGTGTGAAAACGTGGATTTTGGGGATTGCACGCTACAAGGCGTATACGCGGCTCAACGGACGCTATGAAGAACAGTTGGATGAGCAGATGGTGGATGGTTTGGTGGGTGAGGATGGATTTGAGACGTTCAGCCGTATCTGGCGAGAGATGCAAATTGCCCGGGCTGTCGCGCAGTTGCCGGTTCATCACCGCGAAGCGTTGGAACTTGTCTTTGGGTTTGGGCTCTCGTATCGCGAGGCGGCTGACGTGCTGGGATGCCCGATCGGGACGGTCAAGAGCCGCGTCAGTTATGCGTTGAAAGCCTTGCGCGAACAGTTGCATTACTTGCGGGGAGCAGCGATACCCGCACGTGAGGAGGAAGCATGA
- a CDS encoding DUF294 nucleotidyltransferase-like domain-containing protein — MQPSDFLRQTPPFDQLDEATIQQIVATLKIVRYPAKTPILEAGGEPSHFLYIVYSGSVRLERNGRTVLLLEEGDLFGFPSLLAQRPPVFDVITDEESVIYQIREPVFRDLLQRIPAFADYFLRGLGERLRRTTTIEPTAPTGLADFTTSVQTLIQRPPVFVAPQSSVAEAARTMHRHNISSVLVEHDPVGILTVRDLRSRVLAAERPPETPVHSVMSCPAITIPATATLLEALLVMIEHGIHHLPIEQAGRIIGVITDTDLLHHQLHNPLLLFERLRRAQRVDDVRTYTRDLTATVVWLFENGLDVLHIGRIVATLNDTLTTRLITLAEHELGAPPCPYAWLVFGSEGRMEQLLITDQDNALVYAETTPEHDAYFAQFAAFVVEGLMAAGFPPCKGGYMATHWRRPLDEWERLFRTLVDTPTPDALLEAGIFFDMRRVHGTLSLAPLETIIRHSGTQPRFLAHMARAAQAWQPPLGFLRRIRDEQGKVDLKRGGIAPIVALARLYALEAQSPARATVERLHDAIARGILSEEGGETLQEAFRFLMRLRLRAQLDAVRAHQQPGNAITLASLSSLERRMLKETFLAIRDMQEAIGLRYQTDLLG; from the coding sequence ATGCAACCGTCCGACTTTCTGCGCCAAACACCACCTTTCGACCAACTGGACGAGGCGACCATCCAGCAGATTGTCGCCACACTCAAAATTGTGCGCTACCCCGCCAAAACGCCCATTCTGGAAGCCGGCGGCGAACCAAGCCACTTCCTCTACATCGTGTACAGCGGGAGTGTGCGGCTGGAACGCAACGGGCGCACCGTCCTCTTGCTGGAAGAAGGCGACCTGTTCGGGTTTCCATCCTTGCTCGCCCAACGTCCCCCCGTGTTCGACGTCATCACCGACGAGGAGAGCGTCATCTACCAGATTCGCGAGCCCGTGTTCCGCGACCTTTTGCAACGCATCCCCGCTTTTGCCGACTATTTTTTGCGGGGGCTGGGCGAACGCCTGCGGCGCACCACCACCATCGAGCCAACCGCTCCCACAGGATTGGCTGATTTCACCACCAGCGTGCAAACGCTCATCCAGCGCCCCCCCGTGTTTGTCGCCCCGCAGAGCAGCGTCGCCGAAGCCGCCCGCACCATGCACCGGCACAACATCAGTTCTGTGCTGGTGGAACACGACCCCGTGGGCATTCTCACCGTGCGCGATTTGCGCAGCCGTGTGCTTGCCGCCGAACGCCCCCCCGAAACGCCCGTGCACTCGGTGATGAGTTGCCCCGCCATCACCATTCCCGCCACCGCCACCCTGCTTGAGGCGCTGCTGGTGATGATCGAACACGGCATTCACCACCTGCCCATCGAACAAGCGGGGCGCATTATCGGCGTCATCACCGACACCGACCTGCTGCACCATCAGTTGCACAACCCCCTGCTCCTGTTCGAGCGCCTGCGCCGCGCCCAACGGGTGGACGACGTGCGCACCTACACACGCGACCTCACCGCCACAGTCGTCTGGCTCTTTGAAAACGGGCTGGACGTGCTGCACATCGGGCGCATTGTCGCCACGCTCAACGACACCCTCACCACGCGCCTTATCACGCTTGCTGAACACGAACTGGGCGCGCCCCCCTGCCCCTACGCCTGGCTGGTGTTTGGCTCCGAGGGGCGCATGGAGCAACTCCTCATCACCGATCAGGACAACGCGCTGGTGTACGCCGAAACAACGCCCGAACACGACGCCTACTTCGCCCAATTCGCCGCCTTTGTGGTGGAAGGGCTGATGGCGGCGGGGTTTCCCCCCTGCAAGGGGGGCTACATGGCGACCCATTGGCGGCGTCCGCTGGACGAGTGGGAGCGGCTCTTCCGCACGCTGGTGGACACCCCCACCCCCGACGCCCTGCTTGAAGCGGGGATTTTCTTTGACATGCGCCGCGTCCACGGCACGCTTTCGCTCGCCCCGCTGGAAACCATCATCCGCCACAGCGGCACGCAACCGCGCTTTCTGGCACACATGGCGCGCGCCGCGCAAGCGTGGCAGCCACCGCTGGGGTTCCTGCGCCGCATTCGCGATGAGCAAGGCAAAGTAGACCTCAAACGTGGGGGCATCGCGCCCATTGTAGCGCTGGCGCGGCTCTACGCGCTCGAAGCCCAAAGCCCCGCGCGCGCAACAGTCGAACGCTTGCATGACGCCATCGCCCGCGGTATCCTCAGTGAAGAAGGGGGGGAAACGTTGCAAGAAGCCTTTCGCTTTCTCATGCGCTTGCGTTTGCGCGCCCAACTTGACGCCGTGCGCGCCCACCAGCAACCTGGCAACGCCATCACGCTCGCATCGCTCTCATCGCTGGAACGCCGCATGCTCAAAGAGACATTTCTCGCCATTCGCGATATGCAAGAAGCCATCGGCTTGCGGTATCAAACAGACTTGCTGGGCTAA
- a CDS encoding sensor histidine kinase, whose protein sequence is MSLLLIALASFTYIGILFAIAYYGDQQAERERSLVNNPYIYALSLAVYCTAWTFYGSVGRAATSGVDFLPTYLGPTLMAALWWFVLRKIIRISKTQRITSIADFIASRYGKSTLLGGIVTLIAVLGITPYIALQLKAVSVSFTLLWHYPSLTLPDLETIPFLRDTGFYVALMMSLFAILFGTRHLDVTEHHEGLVLAIAFESVVKLVAFLSVGVFVTFGLFGGLGNLFQAAAEHAELRALFTFPDTPHVYENWFWLTTLAMLAIILLPRQFQMAVVENVDERHVRTAIWLFPLYLFLINIFVLPIALAGRLTFAGDAPPDMYVLLLPLVQGHNWLAFLAFLGGLSAATGMIIVETVALSTMLSNDLIFPLLLRSGILREEHNLPAILLRLRRGAIVMLVFLGYLYFRLTGDTISLVSIGLISFAAVAQFAPALLGGIYWKGGTRLGAFLGLAGGFLIWFYTLPLPTFIQTTGWLSPALLDRGPWGLAWLRPYALFGLEGYDPIVHALFWSLTANSLLYILGSLWSRQSVLEHRQAALFVDVFRHIDTSQLHLWRGTASPLDLQTLLERFLGRARAHEVMSEFAARKGVNDWHDLEPDAEMVEYVERLLAGSIGAASARVAIASIVTEEPLDIAEVIHMLDETSQVVAYSRRLEQKSRELEAATAELREANRRLKELDRLKDEFISTVTHELRTPLTSIRALTEILRDNPDLPPEQRQEFLAIITKESERLSRLINQVLDFAKLESGTFKWEMGAVNLANVVRNAIHATQQLFDERGITLEATIPDDVPTIIADEDRLMQVMLNLLSNAAKFARSHVQVRLRVENAYLRVDVQDDGPGVAPEYREAIFDKFSQVPLPDGRRPHGTGLGLPISRAIITQLGGHIWVESEVGKGATFAFILPIVSSEEQARELSHVAP, encoded by the coding sequence ATGTCGCTTCTGCTCATTGCGCTGGCATCGTTTACATACATCGGCATTCTGTTCGCCATCGCCTACTATGGCGACCAACAAGCCGAGCGTGAGCGCAGCCTGGTCAACAATCCCTACATCTACGCCCTCTCGCTCGCGGTCTACTGCACCGCGTGGACGTTCTACGGAAGCGTCGGGCGTGCCGCCACCAGCGGCGTGGACTTTCTGCCCACCTATCTGGGTCCCACGCTCATGGCGGCGCTCTGGTGGTTCGTTCTGCGCAAAATCATCCGCATCAGCAAAACCCAGCGCATCACTTCCATCGCCGACTTTATCGCCTCGCGCTACGGCAAAAGCACCTTGCTCGGCGGCATCGTCACCCTGATTGCCGTGCTCGGCATTACCCCCTATATCGCCTTGCAACTCAAAGCCGTCTCCGTCAGTTTCACGCTGTTATGGCACTACCCATCGCTCACCCTGCCCGACCTGGAAACCATCCCCTTCTTGCGCGACACGGGATTTTATGTCGCGTTGATGATGAGCCTCTTCGCCATTCTGTTCGGCACACGCCATCTTGACGTCACGGAGCATCACGAAGGGCTTGTGCTCGCCATCGCTTTTGAGTCGGTTGTCAAACTGGTCGCGTTTTTGTCCGTTGGCGTTTTCGTCACCTTCGGGCTGTTTGGCGGTCTGGGCAATCTGTTTCAGGCGGCGGCGGAACATGCTGAATTGCGGGCGCTCTTCACCTTCCCCGACACACCGCATGTGTACGAAAACTGGTTCTGGCTGACCACGCTCGCCATGCTCGCCATCATTCTCTTGCCGCGCCAGTTCCAAATGGCGGTTGTTGAAAACGTGGACGAGCGGCACGTGCGCACCGCCATCTGGCTCTTTCCACTCTACCTCTTCCTCATCAACATCTTCGTCTTGCCGATTGCCCTCGCGGGGCGGCTCACCTTTGCAGGCGACGCACCGCCCGACATGTACGTCCTGCTTCTGCCGCTTGTGCAAGGGCACAACTGGCTGGCGTTTCTGGCGTTTTTGGGCGGGCTGTCCGCCGCCACCGGCATGATCATCGTCGAAACCGTCGCACTCAGCACCATGCTCTCGAACGACCTCATCTTTCCGTTGCTGTTGCGTTCGGGCATCTTGCGCGAGGAGCACAACCTGCCCGCCATTCTCCTGCGCCTGCGCCGCGGCGCGATTGTCATGCTCGTCTTCCTGGGCTATCTCTACTTCCGCCTGACGGGCGACACCATCTCACTGGTCTCTATCGGGCTGATTTCGTTCGCCGCGGTTGCGCAATTTGCGCCCGCCTTGCTCGGCGGCATCTACTGGAAAGGCGGCACGCGCCTGGGCGCTTTCCTGGGGCTGGCGGGCGGTTTCCTCATCTGGTTCTACACCCTGCCACTCCCCACCTTCATCCAAACCACCGGCTGGCTCTCGCCCGCCCTGCTCGACCGGGGACCCTGGGGGCTGGCATGGCTGCGCCCCTACGCGCTGTTTGGGCTGGAAGGGTACGACCCCATCGTCCACGCACTCTTTTGGAGCCTCACCGCCAACAGTCTGCTCTACATCCTCGGTTCGTTGTGGAGCCGCCAAAGCGTGCTCGAACACCGCCAGGCGGCGCTCTTTGTGGACGTGTTCCGCCATATTGACACGTCGCAACTCCACCTCTGGCGCGGCACCGCCTCGCCGCTCGACCTGCAAACATTGTTGGAACGCTTCCTGGGGCGGGCGCGCGCCCACGAGGTGATGAGTGAATTTGCCGCCCGCAAAGGCGTCAACGATTGGCACGACCTGGAACCGGACGCTGAAATGGTGGAATACGTTGAGCGGCTGCTCGCCGGTTCCATCGGGGCGGCATCTGCACGGGTGGCGATTGCCAGCATCGTCACCGAAGAACCGCTGGACATCGCCGAAGTCATCCACATGCTCGATGAAACATCACAGGTGGTGGCGTACAGCCGCCGCCTGGAACAAAAATCGCGCGAACTGGAAGCCGCCACCGCCGAACTGCGCGAAGCCAACCGCCGCTTGAAAGAACTCGACCGCCTGAAAGATGAATTCATCTCCACCGTGACGCATGAACTCCGCACGCCGCTCACATCCATCCGCGCCCTGACCGAGATTTTGCGCGATAACCCCGACCTGCCGCCCGAACAACGCCAGGAATTTCTCGCTATCATCACCAAGGAAAGCGAACGCCTTTCACGCCTCATCAACCAGGTGCTCGACTTCGCCAAACTCGAATCGGGGACGTTCAAATGGGAAATGGGCGCGGTCAACCTGGCGAACGTCGTGCGCAACGCCATTCACGCCACCCAACAACTCTTCGACGAACGGGGGATTACCCTCGAAGCCACCATCCCCGACGACGTGCCTACCATCATCGCCGACGAAGACCGCCTCATGCAGGTCATGCTCAATCTGCTTTCCAACGCCGCCAAATTCGCCCGCTCGCACGTCCAGGTGCGCCTGCGCGTCGAAAACGCCTATCTTCGCGTGGACGTGCAAGACGACGGTCCAGGTGTCGCCCCCGAATACCGTGAAGCCATCTTCGACAAGTTCAGCCAGGTGCCGCTCCCCGACGGCAGACGCCCCCACGGCACCGGCTTGGGGTTGCCCATCAGCCGCGCTATTATCACCCAACTTGGTGGGCACATCTGGGTCGAAAGCGAAGTCGGAAAAGGCGCAACATTTGCGTTCATCTTGCCCATCGTTTCATCGGAAGAACAAGCCAGGGAGTTGTCGCATGTCGCACCATGA
- a CDS encoding anti-sigma factor family protein, with protein MKTPHMQQEIEALLPFYVNGTLDAEEAAQVEVALATSTEMQEAVHEMRMLQQAWTTRTPPAPSPHLREALLHAVEPQPSRLLAWAWHACLLIIVAVLVWAAVSPGIVLRWTVDPTAADTYAAFVVYRQMDEGAPEQMALLPAGDRTTFVFVDSFVRPDREYVYRVVAVDAQGRALATLSAHERGRSALFYQVLTLAVALVVGLALARLMTPLLRVSPRLSSVRL; from the coding sequence ATGAAAACGCCGCATATGCAACAAGAAATCGAGGCGTTGCTCCCGTTCTACGTCAACGGTACGCTTGATGCGGAGGAAGCCGCGCAGGTGGAAGTCGCGCTGGCCACTTCAACGGAGATGCAAGAGGCCGTTCACGAGATGCGGATGCTGCAACAAGCGTGGACCACACGCACGCCCCCCGCTCCGTCGCCGCACCTGCGCGAGGCGCTTTTACACGCGGTCGAACCGCAACCCTCGCGCCTGCTGGCGTGGGCGTGGCACGCTTGCTTGCTGATTATCGTGGCGGTGCTGGTCTGGGCTGCGGTCTCGCCCGGCATTGTCCTGCGCTGGACGGTGGACCCCACAGCGGCGGATACCTACGCGGCGTTTGTGGTCTATCGGCAGATGGATGAGGGCGCGCCGGAGCAAATGGCGCTCTTGCCGGCTGGAGACCGCACGACCTTCGTGTTTGTGGATTCGTTCGTGCGTCCCGACCGCGAGTATGTTTATCGCGTTGTGGCGGTGGACGCCCAAGGGCGAGCCCTGGCGACACTTTCGGCGCATGAACGTGGACGGAGTGCCCTCTTCTATCAGGTGCTGACGCTGGCGGTCGCCCTTGTGGTTGGGTTGGCGTTGGCGCGTTTGATGACGCCCCTTTTGCGCGTTTCCCCGCGCTTGTCGTCTGTTCGGTTGTGA
- a CDS encoding DUF4212 domain-containing protein → MNQQQQEKAQAYWRANVRLITTLLIIWALVSHVAAILLAKPLSGITFGRIPLSFWFAQQGSMIIFVILIFVYAWRMNKLDREFDVHEE, encoded by the coding sequence ATGAACCAGCAGCAACAAGAGAAAGCGCAAGCCTACTGGCGCGCCAATGTACGCCTCATCACCACATTGCTCATCATTTGGGCGCTCGTCTCCCACGTTGCCGCCATTTTGCTCGCCAAGCCGCTTAGCGGCATCACCTTTGGGCGCATCCCGCTCAGTTTCTGGTTCGCCCAGCAGGGTTCTATGATTATTTTCGTGATTCTCATTTTCGTCTACGCCTGGCGCATGAACAAACTCGACCGCGAATTTGACGTGCATGAAGAATGA